A window of the Desulfobacula toluolica Tol2 genome harbors these coding sequences:
- a CDS encoding NifB/NifX family molybdenum-iron cluster-binding protein translates to MKIAVTSQGDTLDAQLDPRFGRAAYIIVVDTETLEFEAFDNNENKNSFKGAGIQAAAMVSEKEAEVLLTGFCGPNAFKTLETAGVKVVNDQSGRIIDVVQNFKQGNIVFAEDANKDGHW, encoded by the coding sequence ATGAAAATAGCTGTCACGTCACAGGGAGACACGCTGGATGCCCAACTTGATCCAAGATTCGGAAGAGCAGCGTACATTATCGTAGTAGATACGGAAACACTTGAATTTGAAGCATTTGATAACAATGAAAACAAAAATTCATTCAAAGGAGCAGGTATTCAAGCGGCAGCAATGGTAAGTGAAAAGGAAGCAGAGGTATTGCTGACAGGATTCTGTGGCCCCAATGCCTTTAAAACCCTTGAAACAGCCGGTGTAAAAGTAGTAAATGATCAGAGCGGCCGGATCATTGATGTGGTACAGAACTTTAAGCAAGGCAATATTGTTTTTGCCGAAGATGCCAACAAAGACGGTCACTGGTAA
- a CDS encoding NifB/NifX family molybdenum-iron cluster-binding protein: MKNGRIAIPSNGQGGLDGTRAGHFGHCDVFTFVDVEDGEIKKVSVLPNQEHAQGGCMVPVNLLSENRVNALIVGGIGMRPLMGFRQVGIDVFHDDQRPDIKPVVMDLIAGKLSEINNDQVCGGGGGQV; this comes from the coding sequence ATGAAAAACGGAAGAATAGCAATCCCTTCAAATGGCCAGGGCGGACTTGACGGAACAAGAGCAGGCCATTTCGGACATTGTGATGTATTTACCTTTGTAGACGTGGAAGATGGTGAAATCAAAAAAGTATCAGTCCTCCCGAATCAGGAACATGCCCAGGGCGGTTGCATGGTGCCGGTCAACCTCTTGTCTGAAAACAGGGTAAATGCACTGATTGTCGGCGGCATTGGAATGCGCCCCCTGATGGGTTTCAGACAGGTAGGAATTGATGTATTCCATGACGACCAACGTCCTGATATCAAACCCGTTGTAATGGACCTGATTGCAGGCAAGCTGTCTGAAATCAACAATGATCAGGTTTGTGGCGGTGGTGGCGGACAGGTGTAG
- a CDS encoding 4Fe-4S binding protein, with protein sequence MKELVILSGKGGTGKTSITSAFASLAQNMVLCDADVDAADLHLILSPDFKKTEDFKGGHEAVIDQDKCTQCGRCLEVCRFDAVKDTFEIDSIECEGCGVCVDLCPEQAIDFPEVICGQWHISDTRFGPMVHARLGIAQENSGKLVALVRQEAKKIAEKNKLDLILTDGPPGIGCPVIASISQATAILIIAEPTVSGFHDMERVGQLSKHFNIPAMVCINKYDLNPDQTKRIEDLAKETNIAVVGKISFDKTFTQAMIQAKTIFEYDKNSQASLEVRQIWDTIVSLPQFNTPVNNILQHL encoded by the coding sequence ATGAAAGAGCTGGTTATTTTAAGCGGAAAAGGCGGTACGGGAAAAACAAGCATCACATCAGCTTTTGCCTCTTTGGCACAAAACATGGTTCTGTGCGATGCTGATGTTGATGCAGCAGACCTTCACCTGATATTAAGTCCTGATTTTAAAAAAACTGAAGATTTCAAAGGCGGCCATGAAGCAGTGATCGATCAGGACAAATGCACACAGTGCGGCAGGTGTCTTGAGGTGTGCAGGTTTGATGCGGTCAAGGATACCTTTGAAATTGATTCAATTGAATGCGAAGGCTGCGGAGTTTGCGTTGACCTTTGCCCTGAACAGGCCATTGATTTTCCAGAAGTCATTTGCGGACAATGGCATATTTCAGACACACGTTTTGGTCCCATGGTTCATGCAAGACTTGGCATTGCCCAGGAAAATTCAGGAAAGCTGGTTGCCCTTGTCCGGCAGGAAGCAAAAAAAATCGCAGAAAAAAACAAGCTTGATCTGATTTTAACGGACGGGCCTCCGGGCATCGGGTGTCCTGTCATTGCCTCCATCAGCCAGGCAACCGCCATACTGATCATTGCCGAGCCAACGGTTTCAGGTTTCCATGACATGGAAAGGGTCGGGCAACTGTCCAAACATTTTAACATACCTGCCATGGTCTGCATCAATAAATATGATCTGAATCCGGATCAAACTAAAAGAATTGAAGATCTTGCCAAAGAGACTAACATTGCTGTTGTGGGCAAAATATCATTTGACAAAACATTTACCCAAGCCATGATCCAGGCAAAAACCATTTTTGAATACGACAAAAACTCACAAGCCAGTCTTGAAGTACGGCAGATATGGGACACCATTGTGTCTTTGCCGCAATTCAACACACCTGTGAACAATATACTGCAACATTTATAA